The Globicephala melas chromosome 20, mGloMel1.2, whole genome shotgun sequence genome contains a region encoding:
- the LOC132594118 gene encoding LOW QUALITY PROTEIN: neuroligin-2-like (The sequence of the model RefSeq protein was modified relative to this genomic sequence to represent the inferred CDS: inserted 2 bases in 1 codon; deleted 2 bases in 1 codon), translating into MLFLHGGSYMEGTGNVLDGSVLATYGNVIVATLNYRLGVPGFLSTGDQAAKGNYGLVDQIQALRWLSENIAHFGGDPERITIFGSGAGASCVNLLILSHHLEGLFQKAIAQSGTDISRWSVNYQLLKYTRLLAAKVGCDREDSAEAVECLRRKPSRELVDQDIQPARYDITFGPVVDGDIVPDDPEILMQQGEFLNYDMLIGVNQGEGLKFVEDSAESEDGVSASAFDFTVSNFVDNLYGYPEGKDVLRQTIKFMYTDWADRDNGEMWHKTLLALFTGHQWVAPAVATAKLHADYQSPVYFYTFYHHCQAEGRPEWADAAHGDELPYVFGVPMVGATDLFPCNFSKNDVMLSAVVMTYWTNFAKTGDPNQPVPQDTKFIHTKLNRFEEVVWSKFNSKEKQYLHIGLKPRVRANYRANKVAFWLKLVPHLHNLHTELXPPRPPPGAPGTRRPPPPATLQPEPKPEPGPRAYDRFPGDSRDYSTELSVTVAVGASLLFLNILAFAALYYKRDRRQELRCRRFSLPTHRPGGLGTGVPGGGTLLPAAGRELPPEEELVSLQLKRGGGVGAEPAVALRPACPPDYTLALRRAPDDLPLLAPEALTLLPSGLGPPPPPPPPSLHPFGPFPPPPPTATSHNNTLPHPHSTTRV; encoded by the exons ATGCTGTTCCTGCATGGTGGCTCCTACATGGAGGGCACCGGTAACGTGTTGGATGGCTCTGTCCTGGCCACCTACGGCAACGTCATTGTAGCCACACTCAACTACCGGCTTGGGGTGCCTG GTTTTCTCAGCACTGGGGACCAGGCTGCAAAAGGCAACTACGGGCTCGTGGACCAGATCCAGGCCCTGCGCTGGCTCAGTGAGAACATTGCCCACTTTGGGGGCGACCCCGAGCGCATCACCATCTTCGGATCTGGGGCAGGGGCCTCCTGTGTCAACCTTCTGATCCTCTCCCACCATTTGGAAG GGCTGTTCCAGAAGGCCATCGCCCAGAGTGGCACTGATATTTCTAGGTGGTCTGTCAACTACCAGCTGCTCAAGTACACGCGGCTGCTGGCGGCCAAGGTGGGCTGTGACCGGGAGGACAGCGCAGAGGCTGTGGAGTGTCTGCGCCGTAAGCCTTCTCGGGAGCTGGTGGACCAGGACATACAGCCCGCCCG CTACGATATCACCTTTGGGCCCGTGGTGGACGGTGACATAGTCCCCGATGACCCTGAGATCCTCATGCAGCAGGGAGAATTCCTCAACTACGACATGCTCATCGGTGTCAACCAGGGAGAGGGCCTCAAGTTCGTGGAGGACTCGGCGGAGAGCGAGGACGGCGTGTCCGCCAGCGCCTTCGACTTCACCGTCTCCAACTTTGTGGACAACCTGTATGGCTACCCGGAGGGCAAGGATGTGCTGCGGCAGACCATCAAGTTTATGTACACGGACTGGGCCGACAGGGACAATGGCGAGATGTGGCACAAGACCCTGCTGGCGCTCTTTACCGGCCACCAGTGGGTGGCACCGGCTGTGGCCACCGCCAAGTTGCACGCTGACTACCAGTCCCCTGTCTACTTTTACACCTTCTACCACCACTGCCAGGCTGAGGGCCGGCCCGAGTGGGCAGATGCAGCGCACGGGGATGAGCTACCCTACGTCTTTGGTGTGCCCATGGTGGGTGCCACCGACCTCTTCCCCTGCAACTTCTCCAAGAATGATGTCATGCTCAGCGCCGTGGTCATGACCTACTGGACCAACTTCGCCAAGACCGG CGACCCCAACCAGCCGGTGCCACAGGACACCAAGTTCATCCACACCAAGCTCAACCGCTTCGAGGAGGTGGTGTGGAGCAAGTTCAACAGCAAGGAGAAGCAGTACCTGCACATCGGCTTGAAGCCGCGCGTACGCGCCAACTACCGCGCCAACAAGGTGGCCTTCTGGCTGAAGCTCGTGCCGCACCTGCACAACCTGCACACGGAGCT TCCGCCGCGCCCGCCCCCTGGTGCCCCCGGCACTCGCCGCCCCCCGCCTCCGGCCACCCTGCAGCCCGAGCCCAAGCCCGAGCCGGGCCCCCGGGCCTACGACCGCTTCCCCGGGGACTCCCGAGACTACTCCACGGAGCTCAGCGTCACCGTGGCCGTGGgcgcctccctcctcttcctcaacATCCTTGCCTTCGCCGCCCTCTACTACAAGCGGGACCGGCGGCAGGAGCTGCGGTGCAGGCGGTTcagcctccccacccac cgccccggCGGCTTGGGCACCGGCGTGCCCGGCGggggcaccctgctccctgcTGCCGGCCGTGAGCTGCCACCCGAGGAGGAGCTGGTGTCGCTGCAGCTGAAGCGGGGCGGGGGCGTCGGCGCGGAACCTGCGGTGGCCCTGCGCCCCGCCTGCCCGCCCGACTACACCCTGGCCCTGCGCCGGGCGCCGGACGATTTGCCACTCTTGGCCCCCGAGGCCCTGACCCTGCTGCCCAGCGGCCTggggccaccccctcccccgccgcccccctCCCTGCATCCCTTTGGGCCcttccccccgcctccccccaccgCTACCAGCCACAACAACAcgctcccccatccccactccaccACTCGGGTATAG